The Mycobacterium seoulense genomic interval TCACCGACGGAACCGAAGCGGCGCAACGGGATGTGCGCCAGCTCGCCCTCCACCAATTCCGCCGCGCCGTGCATGGGTGCCGTCATCGGAGTGTCGATCGCACCGGGCGCCACCGCGTTCACCCGGATCCCCTTGCCGGCCCACTTGACCGCGAGGTTCCTGGTGACGCAGACGATCCCGGCCTTCGCCGCGCCGTACCCGGGGACCAAGGGGACGGCCCGCAAAGCTGACATCGACGCGAGGTTCACCACGCTGGCGCCGCCGACCGCGGTCGACGCCTTCAAGGCGCGGTAGAGCCCGACCGTCAACCGGTACGGTCCGGTGAGATTGAGCGCGACCGACGCCTCGAACCCGTCCGGCTTCGATTCATCAAGGCCGCCGGGGAAATTGGCGCCGGCGTTGTTGACCAGCACGTCGAGGCCGGTGAACTTCTCCGCCAGCGCGTCCACCGAATCCGGGTCGCTGATCTGCAGCTGGTGATAATCCATGCCGGACAGGTCCACCTGGTAGTCACCCGCCGTCGGCCTGGTTCCGGTGACCGCGACGCGGGCCCCGGCATCGCGGAACAGGACGGCGGTCGCATGCCCGATCCCGCTGGTGCCACCGGTGATCAGCGCGGTGGTTCCGGTGAAGTCGAAGCTGACGCGAGCCGTCATGAGTTCCTCGCTATCTGGTTTCTGAGCCAGGCGCTTTCCCAGAAGTTCGTGCTGTCGGCCAGGAGTTCTTCATGGGCGTCTCGAAGCACGGCCCGCGCCCCCGTGTGGTCCGGCGGAAGAAGCTCGGCGAGGTGGATGGCTTGCAGCGGGCGTCCGGCGGCGAGGTGTTCGCGCGCCCGGTTCACCAATGCGTCGGCACCGGCGAGCTCAACCACGTCGGCGGCGACGGCGTCGAACCCGACCGGATAGAGCTCGGTGGTCGACTCGTGGTGAAACCAGCCGGAGTAGTTCTCCCAGATGGCCCGCACATCCCAGGCCACCTTGCCATAGCCCTGCCCCACTTCATATTCCGCGGGCAAGGTGATCTCGCGCATCAAGGTGCGCACATCCTTCCCGGCGTTCATCCCCTCGACGGTCTGGTCGTGGACGTACCGGATGGCGTCGCGCAGCCGGGACAGTTCGGCGTGGATGCGCTCGGCGCCCGCTATCGGGTCGAAATGACCGGTCACCAGAAGCTCGGGCCGCAGGTCGCGCACCCGCTCCACCGAAGCGGTGGCCGTCAGGGCGTCGCGGTACCGGTCGCCGCGGATGGTGACCAGGTTGGGAATGTGCCCGAACAGTGGGCCAAAGACGTTACCGCACAGGCAGATCCGCTCATCGGGCAGCCACACCACCAGTGAGTCCGTGGTTTCACCGCCGGGCACGGAGATCAGCTCCATCCGCCGGCCGCCGACCTCCAGGGTCAGGGTCTCATCGAAGTCGAGGTCGACGATGGGAACGCTCTGCCCGGCCAACCGGGTGGCGCCCAGGCGCCGCTGAATGGCTGGGATCCCGGCCGCCAGGGTGTCCTTGAACGCGAAGGCGCTGCGGCTGGCGCGGTACGGGATGAGCCGCTCGTTGTCGTCGCGCCACAGCGTCCAGTTCGCCTGCGCGACCACCGTTGTCTGCGGGTCGCGCACGCTGTCCAAACCGCCGACATGGTCGACGTGGCCCTGGGTGAAGACGATGTAGCGCACCGGTGACGGGTCGACAGCGTCGAAGTTCGCGCGATGCACCGGGCCCTCGAAACCCATGCCGGTGTTGACGATCACCCGGCCCTCGCGGGTGGTGAGCAGGTAGGCGTTCGAGAGCCCCGGTGAGCACCACAGCCCGGGCGCGATCTCCTCGGCACGGTCGGCAGCCGCGGGCCGCATTGCGTCGGCCCCGGGCCTGCTGCGGTATATCGGTTCGAAACTCATCGCTCTCGTTGCCTCCGGCTAGCTCTCGGCCCGGACGTCGAACTTGTCGAAGTAGAAGTCGAAGCGTCCGCGCAGTTCGTCTGCCGTGATGCCGAAGTGCCGATGCAGGTCGTAGTTGACGCGACCGTGCTTGCCCCGCGGATTACCCGCCAGGTATTTCTCAAACAGCGCCCGCACCTTCGGCGTCAACTCGACACCGCCGCAGTGGTAAAGCCCCTCGAGCACCGGCATTTCGTTGCCGTTCAGCTGGTGGAAGTTGATGTCGATGCTGCGCTCCGCCGGTACGAGTTCACGGTCGCGCACGCACGCCCCCAACAGTCGTTGCACCCGGTCGCTCCAATAGTCGAGCAGCCACTCCGGATCGATGCTCGTTCGGCGCAGTCGATCGGAGTAGGCCATCATCGTGATGGCCGACTGGATCACGGCGACGGGATCGCGGTGCGTGAAAGCCACTGTCGCGTCGGGAAACGTCGCCATGAGCGGGCCGAGCTGCTCACAGTGTTGAGGACTTTTCAGGACCCAGGTCCGCGGACCGCGCAAGAAGGTCAATGCCTGCAGCACTTTCCTCAGGTATCCGTAGTGCCGGTTCTGGTCCAGGCGCAGGTAGTAGTCGCGCCAGTCCGGTACGCGCGCATGCCATTCCAGTACGTAGGCGGCCATATCGAGGTCGAGGAGTTCGACCTCCTCCTCGATCGCCTCGGGGAATCGGTCGTGCATCGCGGCGACGGCAGGGGCGCTGGCCATGAGCGCGTCGTGCTCGGCTTTGGCTCGCGCGTAACGGGGGTCAATCCCGAAGATGTCGGGACCCTGGCCACGAGCGGGGATGGGTTCCTGACTCTCCCAGTACGGCAACGCCCGTCGACGTGGGTCGGCGGCGATGAGGTTGACCAGATGGGTGGTGCCCGATCGCGGCATCCCGACGACGATGAACGGCTTCTCGATCGGGACGGCTTCGATTTCGGGATACCGCTTGAGGAGCTCGGTCAGCGACAAGCGGTTGCGCAGCAGCCGCACGACGCGCTGCCGCAGCGACGAGCGCGTGAGCTGACGCAGACCCTCGTCGGCTTCGATCGCCGCGACGTGCGCGGTGAGCCGATCGCCGAAACCGTCGACGTCGTCGAGGTCGTCTGCGCCCGCTTGCGCAATGGCCTCCGCCACCATCCGATCGATGTCGAAATCGACGACCTTGGCCTCGGTGAACTCGAGGATCTGGCGTTGGACGTCGGTCAGCTTGGGCGCGGTCAGGTCGTCGAAGTCGATGTCGTCGACGGCAGAGCCCACCGGATCCTCTTTTCGACGTGTCGTCGACGAAAAATATGACACAGACGCCAGACGCCGTCCGCCGCGGTCCCTACAGATTCGCCAAGTCGTCCGGGACGTCGACCTTGTGTTCCTGCAGCGCCTCCAGCGGCACCACCTCGAGGGTGCGCTCGTGGGTGGAGGCCAGCACCACCGGCGCGGCGCAGCCATCCTGGTGGGCCCGCAGCCAGTTCAGCGCGGTGACGCACCAACGATCGCCGGGCAGCAGGCCGGGGAACCGGTATTCGGGAACGGGGGTGAGCAAGTCATTGCCGATGGAACGCTGGTGCTCCAGGAATTCGGTCGTCATGACCGCGCAGATCGTGTGCCGGCCGACGTCCTCGGGTCCCGTCGAGCAACAGCCGTCGCGGTAGTACCCGGTAAGTGGCTCTGTGCCGCACGGTTCCAGCGGACGGCCTAACACGTTTCGATCGGGCACGGATTAAGTATCGCGCTCCCAAGGGTGAAGTTAGAAGTAACTTTCCCGACTGCCCGAGAGCAAATTTGCGGCCGGAGCCGAATGTTTACCCCGCCTTCCGGTAGGTGGCCTCCGGGCGGACGCCGAGCAGGCTGCCCGCCGCCGCGGCGTCGACCTCCGAATACATGCGGGCGATGTCGACAACCGCCGTCCCCGCCCGGACCAGCTCCTCTTGTGCGGCCGTATTAAACGCGAGGAAGGCGGCGGCCTCCGCGCCGAACGCGAGGGCCGCCTGCGCCGAGACCTCGTCGGCCCCGGCCGGCACCATCGCGGTGGTGGACGGAGCTGCCATCGCGCCGGCCTGCACGCCCTGCACGGCGCCACGGACGACGTCGGACCCGATGGCGGCGGCGGCCGGATCGAACGACAGTGACTGCACGGGCCCACTCCTCAACACATCTGATGATGTCGTGGGGCGATAGTAGCAGTAAGCAACTATTTACGTCTACAAAACTTCTCCTGAGAAAGAGTTAAGTGGCACCGGGTGACGAGGCGATAACAATTCCCACGTCAAGCTGGCGCGACGCGCTGAGTAAATCCCGGCGAAATCGCCCGGAAAACCTATCGTCACATCGTGCAACGACGAACGGCCCTCAAGCTGCCACTGCTGCTGGCAGCAGGCACCGCACTGGCGCGAGCACCGCGCGCCTCGGCCGAGGAGCCGGGTCGCTGGTCCGCCGATCGCGCCAACCGCTGGTATCAGGCGCAGGGCTTCGTCGTCGGCTCGAACTACATCACCTCCAACGCCATCAACCAGCTCGAAATGTTTCAGGCCGACAGCTATGACCCGCGGCGCATCGACACCGAGCTCGGGTGGGCCCGGTTCTACGGGCACAACACCGCACGGGTATTCCTCCACGATCAGTTGTGGGCCCAGGATCAGCGAGGGTTCCAGACGCGGCTCGCGCAGTTTGTCGACATCGCGGCGCGCCACCGCGTCAAACCGCTGTTCGTCTTCTTCGACTCATGCTGGGACCCGGCACCCAAAGCGGGCCGGCAGCGCGCACCGAGGCCCGGGGTGCACAACTCCGGCTGGGTGCAAAGCCCCGGCGCCGAACGGCTCGGCGACCCCCGCTATGCGGGCGTCATGCGTGACTACGTCACCGCCGTGTTGACCCAGTTCCGCAACGACGACCGCGTTCTCGGTTGGGATCTGTGGAACGAGCCCGACAACCCCGCGAAGCAGTATCGAAGCACCGAGCGCAGCGACAAAGAGCAGTTGGTCGCCAACCTGCTCCCCCAGGTGTTCCGCTGGGCGCGCGCGGTCGACCCAAGCCAGCCACTCACGAGTGGCGTGTGGCGCGGCGACTGGGGACAACCCCAGGGGCGCAGCGCAATCAGCGACATTCAGCTCGCCAACTCCGACGTGGTCACGTTCCACTCCTACGCCGAACCCGCGGGCTTCGAGTCGCGGATCGGCGAGCTCGCCCCGCTGGGGAGGCCGATTCTGTGCACCGAGTACATGGCCCGGCCGCGGGGCAGCACCGTCGAGGGAATTCTGCCGGTGGCCAAGCGCCACAACGTCGGAGCCATCAACTGGGGTCTGGTCGCCGGAAAGACGCAGACCTACTTCCCCTGGGAATCGTGGGACCACCCGTACACCGCAATCCCGAAGGTCTGGTTCCACGACCTGCTCGGGCCCGACGGCCGGCCATTCCAGGACACGGAGGCCCTGACGACGCGGAAGCTGGCCGGCAGCCAGGCCTGAGTCTGTCCAGCAGGTCCAGGTCCATCCGACGCCATAACTGACCTATCACGGACATAGAACCCGCATGACAGGCCACCCATGATCCCGAGATTTTTCGTCGCCTCAGCCGTAGTCGCGGCGATGATCAGCGCTTGCAACGCTCAAGCCGATCCGCCATCTTTTCCCGATTTAAGCGGCTACGCGCCCGTTAACCCCTCCGACTACGCGATCACTTATCCGAACTCCGGCAGGCCGACGCCACTCCAACTGATCGCATTCATTAGCCCGGACGGTGTGGCATGTGCGTTCGGAAACCCGCCATCAGCAGGCTGCACTGGCAACAACCTTCCAGGCTTGCCGCCCGCCACTCCCTCATCTAGCGGAGCGCCGCGACTCATTTCCATCAGTACCGGCTCCGCACCGCGACCTACTGGGACGCCTCTGGACACCAATGGACAACCGCTGAAAACCTTGCCGCCGTTTCACTCCCTCACAGTAGATGGCGTGATCTGCGGAGTGGACAACTCCGGCATGACCGCGTGTAAGGATCCGCAAGGTCGGGGCTTTGTGCTGTCGCCGCATGGCTCCACTTGGCTGCCTCATGTCTGATTGCTGTCGCGTCTCCGAAACACGTTGCAGACCAAATAGGTAAAGAGGGGGAAGATGCGACGCCTTCCGGCGAGCAACGAAATTTCCTGCACCGCAACGACTTAGGGAGCCGCGAAGTCACCCACCACGGTCATCTTGGTGCCGTCGGAGGCGGTGGCGAAGCCGCCCGCGGTGAAAGCGCAGTTCACGATGATCGCTCGGTGTGGAGGGCTTTGCATCCACGAGTCGAGGGCCTGGGTGGGATTCGCCGCTGACCCAGTGCCCCAATAAACGATCTCACCCGTGGCGGGGGTCCGGTTGTAGCCGGCTTCTGCGATGCGCGTCCGCGGCGAAGAGCCGTCCGAACCGATATGCCCGCTTAAACCGGTGCGCAGCATGTCGTCGGCGTGCCGCTGCGCTGCCACCCTCAACCGCGGGTCGTCTGTGAGTGGCCCGCAAGGCTGACGAAGCCCGCTGACGCCGCCGTACAGCACAGCAACGGAGTCGTCTGCGCGCGCGACGAATTCAGAAACGGTGCCGGCCGTCGCGATGACGACACAACACAGCGAGAAGCTGGCGACGAGTTCGACTTTCTTCGTCATGTGGCCTCTTACTGCGTGCCTTGCAGTGCTCAGTAAGGCAATGCTATCCACCTTCGGCCACGCATGGCCCAGAATCGCAATCCACTCGCTGCACCGACATGCGCCGCGCTGAGAACGCAAACGAGCGACCCTGCCCGGTAGGAGGTGAAGGTCTTTGGCGGTGGCGGAGCACTCGCGTCGGGCCTGCCCTGAGAGCACGGATGTGCGCTGGCTCAGGTAACGGCTGCACCCTGCTCGGGGCCGGAACCGCCGCTGACGAATTGGATGCCACCCCCGAAAACGGTGCACTCACAATGAAGAAGGGTAGCCAGCCAGGCGGACAATCGGCTTTGCGTCGACCGCATTGAATGCGATCGGAACCACACCGGCTTTTGCTATGCTCCGCCCATGGCGCTCCAAGGCCAAGAGCGCAACCTTCGCGGCCTGCTTCTTTGCAAGGTCAATGAGAAGTATGCGCACTATATTTACGAGTACTTCTACCAGAAGTTCTTGTATCGCTACTTAACCCGCCGGCTTGCCGCGAATGATGTTTTGTTCTTCAACTATGGCTACGAAGAGGACCCGCCAATGGGGGTGCCGCTGTCCCCCTCGGACGAGCCCCACAGGTTCTTTATCCAGCTTTATCACCGCACGGCGACTCAGGTCGATCTCTACGGTAAAGACGTGCTGGAGGTCGGTTGCGGCCACGGCGGTGGGGCCTCATACCTCATGCGCACCCTGCAACCGGCCTCCTACACCGGACTGGATTTGAACTCGGCAGGTATCGCCTTTTGCCGGAAAAGGCACAAGGTGGCCGGTCTGGAATTCTTGCAAGGCGACGCCGAAAACTTGCCATTCCCCGACCAATCCTTCGACGCGGTGATCAATATCGAATCCTCACACCTCTACTCTCAGTTTCCCCGTTTTCTCGCAGAGGTGGCGCGCGTGCTGCGCCCGGAAGGCCATCTTCTGTACGCCGATTTCCGATACGCGGACTGTATTGCCGGCTGGGAAGCGCAGTTAGCCGACGCGCCTCTTCGGGCGCTCTCGCACCGGGTGATCAATTTAGAAGTCGTGCGCGCGATGGAGCAAAACGCACAATGGTGGGTGGCGTTCGTCAATGCCGTTGTGCCTGCAGTCGCACGCAGCGTTATCGCGGCCCGCGGCCACCGGCTCGTGTGCGGAGCGTACGAGGGTCTGCAGAGTGGGGGCACCACGGAATACCGGATGTACTGCTTTGCGAAGGCGTGATCCAGCCTCGCGTTCCGCGAGATCGCCTCGCGAGAACGCAATAGCGGTCAGTTTGGCGGTGGCGGAGGGATTTGAACCCTCGGACGGTGTTAGCCGTCACACGCTTTCGAGGCGTGCTCCTTAGGCCGCTCGGACACGCCACCGCCGTGCAGCTTACCGAACGGTCGGCCCCTTACCCCAATCGCTGGCGCGCGAAGAAGGCTTCGAGCGGTGCGGCGCACTCTTCGGCAAGCACGCCGCCGCGCACTTCGGGGCGATGATTGAGCCGCCGATCGCGGACCACGTCCCACAACGATCCGACCGCGCCCGTCTTGGGCTCCCACGCGCCGAACACCAGCCGGCCGACACGGGCCAGGACGAGCGCGCCGGCGCACATCGTGCACGGTTCGACGGTGACCGCCAGCGTGGCGCCCTCCAGTCGCCACCCGTCTCCGAGCGCGCCGGCCGCCGCGCGCAGCGCCAGGATCTCGGCGTGCGCCGTGGGGTCGCCCAGGGCTTCCCGGGCATTCACCGCGCGGGCCAGCTCGGTTCCGTCGGCGCCGACCACCACCGCACCGATGGGCACATCGCGCGGACCCGCCGTCGCGGCGACCGACAACGCGGTGCGGATAAGGTCTTCGTCAGCGATCACCGACCGGGGCTGATGGCGGC includes:
- a CDS encoding SDR family NAD(P)-dependent oxidoreductase — its product is MTARVSFDFTGTTALITGGTSGIGHATAVLFRDAGARVAVTGTRPTAGDYQVDLSGMDYHQLQISDPDSVDALAEKFTGLDVLVNNAGANFPGGLDESKPDGFEASVALNLTGPYRLTVGLYRALKASTAVGGASVVNLASMSALRAVPLVPGYGAAKAGIVCVTRNLAVKWAGKGIRVNAVAPGAIDTPMTAPMHGAAELVEGELAHIPLRRFGSVGEIAPTIAFLCTEQSSYTSGAVFVVDAASDCV
- a CDS encoding MBL fold metallo-hydrolase encodes the protein MSFEPIYRSRPGADAMRPAAADRAEEIAPGLWCSPGLSNAYLLTTREGRVIVNTGMGFEGPVHRANFDAVDPSPVRYIVFTQGHVDHVGGLDSVRDPQTTVVAQANWTLWRDDNERLIPYRASRSAFAFKDTLAAGIPAIQRRLGATRLAGQSVPIVDLDFDETLTLEVGGRRMELISVPGGETTDSLVVWLPDERICLCGNVFGPLFGHIPNLVTIRGDRYRDALTATASVERVRDLRPELLVTGHFDPIAGAERIHAELSRLRDAIRYVHDQTVEGMNAGKDVRTLMREITLPAEYEVGQGYGKVAWDVRAIWENYSGWFHHESTTELYPVGFDAVAADVVELAGADALVNRAREHLAAGRPLQAIHLAELLPPDHTGARAVLRDAHEELLADSTNFWESAWLRNQIARNS
- a CDS encoding sulfotransferase family protein; this translates as MGSAVDDIDFDDLTAPKLTDVQRQILEFTEAKVVDFDIDRMVAEAIAQAGADDLDDVDGFGDRLTAHVAAIEADEGLRQLTRSSLRQRVVRLLRNRLSLTELLKRYPEIEAVPIEKPFIVVGMPRSGTTHLVNLIAADPRRRALPYWESQEPIPARGQGPDIFGIDPRYARAKAEHDALMASAPAVAAMHDRFPEAIEEEVELLDLDMAAYVLEWHARVPDWRDYYLRLDQNRHYGYLRKVLQALTFLRGPRTWVLKSPQHCEQLGPLMATFPDATVAFTHRDPVAVIQSAITMMAYSDRLRRTSIDPEWLLDYWSDRVQRLLGACVRDRELVPAERSIDINFHQLNGNEMPVLEGLYHCGGVELTPKVRALFEKYLAGNPRGKHGRVNYDLHRHFGITADELRGRFDFYFDKFDVRAES
- a CDS encoding DUF2237 family protein; amino-acid sequence: MPDRNVLGRPLEPCGTEPLTGYYRDGCCSTGPEDVGRHTICAVMTTEFLEHQRSIGNDLLTPVPEYRFPGLLPGDRWCVTALNWLRAHQDGCAAPVVLASTHERTLEVVPLEALQEHKVDVPDDLANL
- a CDS encoding PE domain-containing protein, producing MQSLSFDPAAAAIGSDVVRGAVQGVQAGAMAAPSTTAMVPAGADEVSAQAALAFGAEAAAFLAFNTAAQEELVRAGTAVVDIARMYSEVDAAAAGSLLGVRPEATYRKAG
- a CDS encoding glycoside hydrolase 5 family protein, which translates into the protein MQRRTALKLPLLLAAGTALARAPRASAEEPGRWSADRANRWYQAQGFVVGSNYITSNAINQLEMFQADSYDPRRIDTELGWARFYGHNTARVFLHDQLWAQDQRGFQTRLAQFVDIAARHRVKPLFVFFDSCWDPAPKAGRQRAPRPGVHNSGWVQSPGAERLGDPRYAGVMRDYVTAVLTQFRNDDRVLGWDLWNEPDNPAKQYRSTERSDKEQLVANLLPQVFRWARAVDPSQPLTSGVWRGDWGQPQGRSAISDIQLANSDVVTFHSYAEPAGFESRIGELAPLGRPILCTEYMARPRGSTVEGILPVAKRHNVGAINWGLVAGKTQTYFPWESWDHPYTAIPKVWFHDLLGPDGRPFQDTEALTTRKLAGSQA
- a CDS encoding CAP domain-containing protein; the encoded protein is MTKKVELVASFSLCCVVIATAGTVSEFVARADDSVAVLYGGVSGLRQPCGPLTDDPRLRVAAQRHADDMLRTGLSGHIGSDGSSPRTRIAEAGYNRTPATGEIVYWGTGSAANPTQALDSWMQSPPHRAIIVNCAFTAGGFATASDGTKMTVVGDFAAP
- the mtf2 gene encoding fatty-acid O-methyltransferase Mtf2, giving the protein MALQGQERNLRGLLLCKVNEKYAHYIYEYFYQKFLYRYLTRRLAANDVLFFNYGYEEDPPMGVPLSPSDEPHRFFIQLYHRTATQVDLYGKDVLEVGCGHGGGASYLMRTLQPASYTGLDLNSAGIAFCRKRHKVAGLEFLQGDAENLPFPDQSFDAVINIESSHLYSQFPRFLAEVARVLRPEGHLLYADFRYADCIAGWEAQLADAPLRALSHRVINLEVVRAMEQNAQWWVAFVNAVVPAVARSVIAARGHRLVCGAYEGLQSGGTTEYRMYCFAKA
- a CDS encoding nucleoside deaminase → MIADEDLIRTALSVAATAGPRDVPIGAVVVGADGTELARAVNAREALGDPTAHAEILALRAAAGALGDGWRLEGATLAVTVEPCTMCAGALVLARVGRLVFGAWEPKTGAVGSLWDVVRDRRLNHRPEVRGGVLAEECAAPLEAFFARQRLG